From the Desertibacillus haloalkaliphilus genome, one window contains:
- a CDS encoding DMT family transporter, whose translation MNKKAFFLALITVIIWGSTFAAIRASLHGGYEPGHLVLVRFLVASLSIFIIYALWPGVKMRLPRKEDALRILILSFIGISVYHFGVTFGEMTVSAGTAGMIIGSSPIFTAIIAVFILKERLGFYGWIGLALGFIGIILVTLGTSGASLSLSGGALLVLLAAFATSVFFVFQKPLFQRYKPIELTAYFTWGGTIPFLLFAPGVFDSIQQATLEANLAAIYTGVFPAAIAYITWSTALSLGDASSVSSLLYLEPAIAILVAWIWLAELPGTLSLLGGVIALSGVMVVHILGKKGPVALKEKAT comes from the coding sequence ATGAATAAGAAGGCTTTCTTTTTAGCACTTATTACAGTCATTATTTGGGGATCAACGTTCGCAGCGATACGTGCTAGCCTGCATGGAGGCTATGAACCAGGCCATTTAGTCCTTGTTCGTTTTCTCGTTGCATCCTTATCGATCTTTATTATTTATGCTTTATGGCCGGGTGTGAAGATGCGCTTGCCTAGAAAAGAAGATGCCTTAAGGATTTTGATTCTCAGTTTTATAGGGATTAGTGTCTATCACTTTGGCGTCACTTTTGGTGAGATGACAGTTTCTGCTGGAACTGCGGGGATGATTATTGGTTCTTCACCTATCTTTACAGCGATAATCGCTGTATTTATTTTAAAAGAACGATTAGGTTTCTATGGATGGATCGGCCTGGCTCTTGGTTTTATTGGGATCATTTTGGTTACATTAGGAACATCTGGAGCCTCACTATCTTTATCTGGCGGTGCATTACTAGTGTTACTAGCCGCATTTGCGACTTCTGTGTTCTTCGTCTTCCAAAAACCACTATTTCAACGCTATAAACCGATTGAGTTAACGGCCTACTTCACATGGGGTGGCACGATACCATTTTTATTATTTGCCCCTGGCGTATTTGATTCGATTCAGCAAGCGACATTAGAAGCTAATCTAGCAGCGATCTACACCGGAGTATTCCCTGCAGCAATTGCCTATATTACTTGGTCAACCGCCCTTTCATTAGGTGATGCTAGTTCGGTATCGAGCCTGTTGTACCTTGAACCAGCAATAGCGATACTTGTTGCCTGGATTTGGCTGGCCGAGTTGCCCGGGACACTTTCCCTACTTGGTGGAGTTATTGCACTCTCTGGTGTGATGGTTGTTCATATTCTTGGAAAAAAGGGACCTGTTGCCCTAAAAGAAAAAGCTACCTAA
- the tatC gene encoding twin-arginine translocase subunit TatC, giving the protein MNEQPFHFLEHIEELRKRIMITIAAFLLSLIVGFIYVQDLYQWLVRDLPMNLAILGPSDILWVYLMLSSVVATVATIPIAAYQIWRFIQPALSKREQKVALAYIPALFMLFITGICFGYFVLYPIIFQFLMSLSGDLFETLFTTEKYFHFLLNMTLPFGFLFELPVVIMFLTSLGILNPYRLQQSRKYAYFILIVVSVLITPPDFLSDILVIIPLLFLYECSIVLSKVIYKRKETTAFTY; this is encoded by the coding sequence ATGAATGAACAACCCTTTCATTTTCTAGAACATATAGAGGAATTACGTAAGCGAATCATGATAACGATAGCTGCATTTTTACTGTCTTTGATCGTTGGATTTATTTATGTCCAAGATTTATATCAGTGGCTAGTTCGTGATTTACCAATGAATTTGGCGATTCTTGGCCCAAGTGATATCCTTTGGGTCTATCTCATGCTCTCAAGCGTCGTCGCAACAGTGGCAACCATTCCAATTGCCGCCTATCAAATTTGGAGGTTTATTCAACCAGCATTAAGCAAGCGAGAACAGAAAGTAGCATTAGCTTACATCCCTGCTCTCTTTATGCTGTTTATTACAGGGATTTGCTTTGGCTATTTCGTCTTATATCCGATTATTTTTCAATTTTTAATGTCGTTATCGGGAGATCTATTTGAAACGTTATTTACGACTGAAAAGTATTTTCACTTCCTATTAAATATGACTCTACCTTTTGGCTTTTTGTTTGAGCTCCCGGTTGTCATTATGTTTTTGACGAGCTTAGGAATCCTAAATCCATATCGCTTACAACAATCACGAAAGTATGCCTATTTTATACTGATTGTCGTTTCGGTTCTAATCACACCACCTGACTTTCTATCTGATATTTTAGTGATCATCCCTTTACTGTTTTTATATGAATGTAGCATTGTTCTCTCAAAAGTCATTTACAAACGAAAAGAGACAACTGCTTTTACTTATTAA
- a CDS encoding twin-arginine translocase TatA/TatE family subunit, whose product MLQNIGVPGLILVLVIALIIFGPSKLPEIGRAFGQTLREFKTSTRDLVKDEPVEEDEEKQKQKVI is encoded by the coding sequence ATGCTACAAAATATCGGTGTTCCTGGTTTAATTTTAGTATTAGTCATTGCTCTCATTATTTTTGGCCCTTCTAAGCTCCCTGAAATTGGACGAGCCTTTGGGCAAACACTTCGTGAATTTAAGACGTCAACACGCGATCTCGTTAAAGATGAACCCGTAGAGGAAGATGAGGAAAAACAAAAACAAAAGGTAATCTAA